The sequence CCCAGGGCACCGGCCAGACCACGATCCACCTGCACCGTGAGCTCCGGCTTCTGCCCCTTGGTGCTGAGCCCCACGTCCACGGCCCCCGGGATACCCTGCAAGGCCGTGAGGTACTGATCGGCGACGCTCTGCAGCGCTGCCTTGTTGGTCCCGCGGAGCTCAAGCGAGATCTGCTTCTGCGCGCCGGCAAAGTCGTTCGTGAACACCGCCACGCTCGCCCCGCCGATCCGCTTCACCTCGCGGCGAATCGCCGACGCCAGATCCTCGGCCGTCAGCTGGCCCTTCTTCAAGCGGTCGGCCTTCGGCTTGAGCTTGAAGTACACACTCGCCTTGTCGACCGCGCCGTTCGCGCCGCCGGCACTGACGAAGGTGTACAACACCTCGGGGTGCTTCGTGGAGTCGCCCAGCGCAAGCACTTCCTGCGTCTTCTGCCGCAGGTAGTCGAGATTGCCGCCCGGCGGCGTCTCCAGCGTCATCTGCAGCTCGGCGTTGTCCTCCAGCGGGAAGAACCCGCCACCGACCAGCCCGGCCGCCGGCATCGCGAGCGCCACCACGAACGTACCGACCGCCAGGGCGACCATGCTCTTCGGATGGTCGAGCGCCCAGCCGATCATCCGGCGGTAGCCGTTCGCCAGGCCGTTGAACCAGTGATTGAACTTGTCGAGCTGCTTGGTGATCCAGCTCTTCTGGTCCTCGGTCTGATGCGGATCGGGCCAGTAGGCCGACAGCATCGGGTCCAGCGAGAAGGACACGAACAGCGACACCAGCACCGAGCAGGCAATGGTGAGCGCGAAGGGCTTGAACCACTGACCACTCAGGCCCTGCAGGAACGCGATCGGGACGAAGACCGCCACAATCGAGAAGGTGGTCGCCGCCACCGCCAGGCCGATCTCCGCCGTCCCCTCGCGCGCGGCCGTGTAATGGTCTTTCCCCATCTCCACATGCCGTACGATGTTCTCGCGGACGACGATGGCGTCGTCGATCAGGATACCGATCGCCAGCGACAGTCCGAGCAGCGACATGGTATTGAGCGTGAACCCGAACGCCCACACCGCCACGAAGCTCGCGAGCACCGAGACCGGCAGCGCCAGACCCGTGATCACCGTGGAGCGCCACGAGTTCAGGAACACGAACACCACCAGCACGGTGAGCACCGCGCCTTCGATCAGCGCGGACTGCACGTTGTTCACGGAGTTCGTGACGCGCGTGCCCTTGTTCTTTACGACTTCGAGGTTCGCCCCCTTGGGCAGCGTCGGGCGGAGCTGGTCCATCTTCTTGATGACCGCGTCGGCCACCGCCGTCGTGCTGTACCCCTTGGTCTTCTTGATCTCGAGACCGACCGCATCGCGGCCATTGAAGAGCGCCATCGTCCGCTGCTCTTCATAGCCCTCGGTGGCGGTGGCCACATCCGCCAGCCGGATGACGCGCCCGCCCTTCTCGGCGATCACCAGCTGCATGAAGTCCTGAGCGCCGTCGAGACGGCCGCGCAGACGAATCGTGCGTTCGTCGAGCGTGCCGTTGAGGCGCCCCACCGGCACCGCGAGGTTGCCACTCTGCACCGCGGCCACGACCTGCGGCACGCTCACCCCCGCCGCCTGCATGCGCGCCGGATCGAGATTGACCGTGAGTTCCTTCTTCACCGCGCCTGTCACCGACACATCGGCCACGCCCGGAATGGCGCGCAGCTCACGCGTGATCCCGGGATCGGCGAGCTGGGTCAGCTGCGCCGGCGAGAGCGAGTTCGACCACATCGACAGCGTCACGATCGGACCGTCGAGGTCGTTGAACTTGCGGATGATCGGCTCCTCGAGCTCCTGCGGCAGGTCCTGCCGTTTGGTGGCAATGGCGTCGCGAATGTCCTGCGTCGCCTCCTGCACATCCTTGGAGAACACGAACTCGGTGCGGATGAGCGCGAAGCCGTCGCGCGCTTCGCCGTTGATGCTCTTCACGCCCGAGATCGACTGGATGGCCTCCTCGATCGGCTCGAGCACTTCGCGCTCCACCTGCTCCGGCGAGGCGCCCGGGTACACCGCCGTCGTGAGCACGATCGGCGGCTGCACTTCCGGAAACTCGTCTGTCTGCAATTGCGTGAGCGCGACCGCACCGAAGCCGACGAGGGCCAGCATGGCCACGATCGTCAGCAGCGGCTTCTTGATCGCAAAATCAGAGATGAACATGGTCCGGCCTCAGTTCTTGACGGGCTTTTGTGCCGGAGCCGTCGCATCCTTCGGCGCGGACACGGTGATCGACGTGCCCGCGGAGATGCCGCGCGCCGCCCCGAGCAGTACCGTGTCGCCACCCGCGAGTCCCGACGTGATCTCGAGCAGCTCGGCCGCGTCATCACGCAGCCCGACCTGCACTTCGATCTTCTCCACCTTGCCGTTCTTGACGCGCATCACGTTGGCCACGATGCCCGTCTGATCGACGGCCTGTTCGGGCACCAGCACCCCCACACGCTTCTGGGACGCCACACGCCCTTCGACGAAGAGCCCCGCGACGAGCGCGTTCGCGCCGTTGGGCACGGTGGCCTGAATGCCGACCTGCTTGGTCTGCGCGTTCACCATCGGCGCCACGCGGCTGATCTTGCCGACGAGCTCGCGATTGGCGCCATTGACCGTGAACATGACCGGCGCGCCCACGTGCACATCACCGAGCGCCGTGGCCGGCACCGACGCTTCGACACGCAGACTGCGCGGATCGATCACGGTGAACAGCGCAGCACCCGGCGACACGATGTCGCCCGGGCTCACCGACTTTTCCGCCACCACGCCCGCGAACGGCGCGCGGATGGTCGCGTTCTTGAGGTTCTTCTCCGCGGTCGCCACGCGCGACTTGGCATCGGCGAGCTGCGCCTGCGCCCCCAGATTGGCGCGCTGCGCACTTTCGACATCGCGATCGGCGATGGCGCCAGCCGCCGACAGCGCCTGCGCGCGCTTGAGCTCCCGTTCGGCCTGCTCCGCCGCCAGTGCCGCCTGCGCGGCACCGGAGCGTGCCGACGCGGCGGCATCGCGCAGCACCGCATCATCGATCCGGGCGAGCGTCGTGCCTTCCGACACCGGCTGCCCTTCGTCGACATACGTCTGCAGCACCGCACCGGCCACTTCGGCGCGGATGCGCGCCTCGCGATCGGCGACGAGCGTGCCGGAGATCGCGGGGCCGCTCTTGAGCGTGTCCGTGCGCGCGACCGCGATGTTCTCGGGGCCGATCGCCTGCACGGTGGGCGTGGTGGCCGAAGCATCGGCCTTGTCCTTTTTGCCGCAGGCCGCAGCAGCGAAGGCAACAGCGAGGAGAAGCGCCGACTGGCGCAAAGGGGTCGTCATCGGCCGGTTCCGGTAGTCGTGGGAGCGGCGCTCGTGCTACCGAGCGGCAGGTAGGGCAAGAGTTCCAGGCGCTTGCGGGCGACCTGCAGGTCGCGCGCAGCGCGGGCCCGGTTCGCGAGCGCCTGCTGGAGCTGCACGCGCGAATCCGAGAGTTCGATCTGCGTGGAGATACCTTCGCGGAAGCGCACTTCCGCGATGTCGTAGGCGCGCTGCGCCTGTTCAGCGGTACCCACACTCGCCAGCCAGGTGGCTTCGGCTTCGGTGAGCTGCAGCGTGGCCTGCCGCGCGTCGAGCGAGGCGTTCTCCTGCGCGAGCTTGAGACGCTGGCGGGCATCGGCCACGCCGGCTTCGGCCTGCAGGATCTGCCCCTTCACGTTGCCGCCGGTGAACAGCGGATACGAGAAACCGAGCCCCACCGTCCAGTTCGGAAAGAAGTCGCGCAGACTCGACGGCAGCGCATTGACCGGATAGGCGAGACGCTGGTACTGCGTGTTGGCGCTCAGCTGCGGCAACCGCGCCGCCTTGGCCGCACGGAGCTGCTGCTCCGCGACGCTCACCGACTTCTCGGCCTGCTTCACCGACGCGCGGGAGCGACTGGCCGTATCGGTCGCGGCCACCACCTGCGACACACTGCTCGAGACGCGCGGGTCGATCGTCAGCACGGTGGACGGATCCACCGTCACCGTCGTGACCGGAGCCGCCGTGGCGGCCGGCGCCACCGGCTGCTCGGCAATGCTGTCGGTGAGCACGAGCGGCGTGTTCGCCGGCAGATCGAGCAGATTGCGCAGCCGAGCGAACGCGAGCTCGCGCTGCGTCTTGGACTGCAGCCAGGCCGGCCGCTGATTGTCGCGGGTGACCCGGGCGCGGATCAGTTCGAACTCCGACGCCGAGCCGACGCTGCGGGTGAGCTGTACCTGGCGGAGCGTCCGCTCCGACTGCACGAGCGTCGATTCCGCGATGGTCACGAGACGGTCGGCGAGCGCCGCATCGTAGTACGCCTGCGTGACATCGAGCTGCACCTGCGCCTGTGCGCTGGTGATGCCGATCTCGGCGCTCTCGCGCTGCAGACGGGCCGCCTTGATGTTGGCCGTCGCTCGTCCACCGGTGAAGATGGGCTGCGACGCCGCGATCCCCGCGGTCAGGGTGTACTCACTCGCAAAGATGCGGGTGATGCTCGCAGCGGGATTGCTACCGCCACTGCTCGACGTATCGCTGCCGCCGCTGGAACTGCCGCTGCTGGCGCGCTTGGAGATCGCCGCGAACTGATTCTCGAGCGTCTTGCGCCAGTCGAGGGTGGTGTTGACCTGCGGGAGCAGCGCCGAGCGCGCCGAGCCGAGCGCGCCGCGCGCGCGCTGCTCGCCGGCCTTGGCGATGGCGACCTGCTCGGAGGTGGCACCGGCGAGCGACAGCGCCTCGGCCAGCGACAGCGGCCGTGGCGCCGGTTGCGCCGGCGCCTGCTGCGCGGCGCCGACGGACGGCGCGAACGCAAGCAGGGTGAGAGTCAGTGCGCGGCCTACGGTACGCGCACCCGGAAGAGGCATCATTCGGGCACCGCCGATGTGGTGAAAGGGCGCATCGGTGTGCCGACGTCGGCGTCGCTGGCGGCAGGAGCCGCCGGCAACGCGCCGAGTCCGCGCAGGAAGATGCGCACGTACGCTCGCAGGCTGTCGTCGACGGTCTGCGAGAACATTTCGGGCATGAGCTCGCGATGCATGGCATCGGAGAACAACGCCCCCATGAGCATGGTGACGGCCGCGGCGACCTCGGTGGGCGAGATCTGTTCGGGGCCGGCGATGAGCCCGTTGCGGCGCAGCTTGACGACGTAGTCGCGAAGCGACGCCGCCGCGCTGTTGGGCCCCTGTGACGCACAGCTGGCGGCGTCGGGGCGTTCGAGCGCGTCGGACATCATCTGTTGCACCAGGGCGCGGCGGGACGCGACATGGACGTGCTGCGCCATCATCCAGCGCAGCAGTTCGGCCTCGGGATCGGCCGGGACTTCGGGGAAGGCGACCACCCCATCGAGGGCCGCCAGCTCCCGCATCATCGTATCCAGGAGGGCGTCCTTGGAGCCGAAGTGGCGGAAGAGGGTGACCTCGTTGACGCCCGCCTCTTCGGCGATGCGTCGCGTGGTGGCGCCCCGCCAGCCGTGCTGGGCGTAGACCACGGCGGCGGCGTGGAGAATGCGGTGTCGGAGATCGTCTACCATGACCTGAGATTAAAGCAAGTGGTTACTTGCTCGCAAGTGGGTACTTGCTTCGGTTAACAACGGAAAGCGCCATAGCAAAGTTTCAGGTGCGCGCCATCGAGGGGGCGAGTAGACTCCGGCAGTCCTTCCCGGAGCCTCCTCTGACCGGATTTGCCGACCTCGCCCGCGCTGCGGCGGCCGCCCTCGAGGCGCGGCCGACGGTGCCGCTCGCCCTGGCCACGCTGGTGGCGGTCGAGGGGTCGTCGTACCGCCAACCGGGCGCGCGCCTGCTGGTGGACGCGGAGGGGCGGATTCTGGCCGGCGCGGTGAGTGGGGGGTGCCTCGAAGGCGATGTCGCCGCGCGCGCCGCCGCCGTCTGCGCCTCGGGCGAGGCGATTCGCCTTCGCTACGACCTGCGCACTGACCTCGAAACGATCTGGGGGTTCGGGGCCGCCTGCGACGGCATCGCCCATCTGCTCCTGGAGCCCCTGCCCGACTGGCGGTGGCTGGCCGACGCCGATGCGCAACGCCAGCGGCGCGCCGGGGGGGCCGTGCTCACCGTGGTGCATGCCACCGGTGGGCGGAGTGGGCTTGCCCCACTCGCAGCGCTGGATGCCCCGGAGATCGAGGCGGCGATCGACACCGCGCAGCGCATTGCGGCGCCGACGCTCGTGGAGCTCGACGCGGAGCAGAGCCTGCTCGTGGACCCACTCGTGGCGCCGATTGCGCTGCACTGTGTCGGGGCGGGACGCGGCGCCGAAGCGTTCGCCCGGATTGCCGCCACGCTCGGCTGGACCGTCACGATCCTCGACCATCGCCCGGCGATGCTCGACGGGCTCGAGGTACCGCCCGGCGTTCGCACGGTTGCGCTGCGTGGCATCGATGACCTCGCGGCGGCGCTGACCACCCTGCCCTGCGATGCCCGTACGGCGGTCGCGTTGCTGTCGCACGTGTTCGAGGCAGACGCCGCCTGGTTGGCGATGTGCCTGCCATTGCCGGTGAGCTACATCGGGCTGCTGGGCTCTCGGCGCCGCGGCGCGCAGCTGCTCGATCGCGTCGCCGCCACCTGCGCCGAGCAGGGGAGGCCGCTGGTGCCGCGCGTACGCCAGAAGGTGTACGCCCCCATCGGCCTCGATCTCGGTGGGGAAGATCCGGCGTCGATTGCGCTCGCCGCGATCGCCGAGATCGAGGCGGTCCTGCACGGACGCCCGGGCGGGTTTCTGCGCGAACGCCAGAGCCCCATTCACACGCGGACGCCAACACCGCGGCTGCGCGACACCGAGCCCGAGCCGATCACGCCGACCCAGTGCGCGACCCCGTTGCCGCCGCGGTGACGCGGTGACGCACCCCGCCGCGCCGGTCGGCGGCGTACTGCTCGCCGCAGGCCAGTCCTCTCGGCTCGGAGAGCCGAAGCAGTTGCTCCGAGATGCGGCGGGGGAGCCGCTCGTGCGCCGCATGGCGCGAGTCCTCCTCGAGGGCGGTTGCTCGACGGTGTCGGTGGTGACCGGCGCGGCGGCGGATGACGTCGTTGCCGCGTGCGTTGCCCTCGGCGACCGTGTGCAACCGGTGCACAATGCGCACTTCGCCGAGGGGATGGGCACCTCGATCGCGTGCGGCGTGGCCGCGCGGCCGTCCGATCAGGCGGTGATCGTGGCGACCTGCGACATGCCGGCCGTGGACGCGGCCCATGTGCAGGCGCTGCTCGCGGCGAGTGCCGACGGCCGTCTGCGGGTGGCGTCGAGCTACCCGGTATCGGATGGATCGAGCGAGCTCGTCCGTGGCGTTCCCGCGCTCTTTCCGCCCTATGATCGCGAGATGCTGCTGGCGCTCACCGGCGACCGTGGCGCCCGCGATCTCCTGAGGCAAAGCGACACACTTTCGGTTTTTATTCGTAACGGTAGCTTGGATCTCGACACCCCCGCCGACGTGGCGCGTTGGCATGCGATCCGCGTCGCGCCGGGGTAGTCCGACCTCCACCTTCCGCCTCCCCCACCATGGCCTCCCCGCTCTTCGCCACCGCCCTCGGCGATCTCGACCACGAGTTTGCGCAGACCCGGCGCATGCTCGAGCGCGTTCCGCAGGACCATCTCGACTTTGCGCCCCACGCGAAGAGCTGGCCGCTCAAGAAGCTCGCGCGCCATCTGTGCGACTTCCCGGAGTGGGCGCTCTACACGCTGC is a genomic window of Gemmatimonadaceae bacterium containing:
- a CDS encoding efflux RND transporter permease subunit — translated: MFISDFAIKKPLLTIVAMLALVGFGAVALTQLQTDEFPEVQPPIVLTTAVYPGASPEQVEREVLEPIEEAIQSISGVKSINGEARDGFALIRTEFVFSKDVQEATQDIRDAIATKRQDLPQELEEPIIRKFNDLDGPIVTLSMWSNSLSPAQLTQLADPGITRELRAIPGVADVSVTGAVKKELTVNLDPARMQAAGVSVPQVVAAVQSGNLAVPVGRLNGTLDERTIRLRGRLDGAQDFMQLVIAEKGGRVIRLADVATATEGYEEQRTMALFNGRDAVGLEIKKTKGYSTTAVADAVIKKMDQLRPTLPKGANLEVVKNKGTRVTNSVNNVQSALIEGAVLTVLVVFVFLNSWRSTVITGLALPVSVLASFVAVWAFGFTLNTMSLLGLSLAIGILIDDAIVVRENIVRHVEMGKDHYTAAREGTAEIGLAVAATTFSIVAVFVPIAFLQGLSGQWFKPFALTIACSVLVSLFVSFSLDPMLSAYWPDPHQTEDQKSWITKQLDKFNHWFNGLANGYRRMIGWALDHPKSMVALAVGTFVVALAMPAAGLVGGGFFPLEDNAELQMTLETPPGGNLDYLRQKTQEVLALGDSTKHPEVLYTFVSAGGANGAVDKASVYFKLKPKADRLKKGQLTAEDLASAIRREVKRIGGASVAVFTNDFAGAQKQISLELRGTNKAALQSVADQYLTALQGIPGAVDVGLSTKGQKPELTVQVDRGLAGALGLSIGSIAQALRPAFAGLDAGDWVDPSNETRKVMVRLSPEARARGSDLAQLPVGVGQGANATLIPLAQVAQIKNELGPAVVNHLDRDNVIKVEANVAERSLSEVRADIDKQIATIALPPGVRLTSGGQVQQQQEVFTNIFIALGVAIALMYLILVVQFQSFLDPIAILISLPLSLIGVMGALALTGNTINLMSLIGVILLCGIVAKNAILLIDFAKSAREVQGMPLREALIEAGAIRLRPILMTTFALIAGMIPVALGRGEGAQFRAPLGVAVIGGVVTSTVLTLLVIPTFYEIFDNARARVMRMVGLTAPHTGQFATFEMPVPGVGD
- a CDS encoding efflux RND transporter periplasmic adaptor subunit: MTTPLRQSALLLAVAFAAAACGKKDKADASATTPTVQAIGPENIAVARTDTLKSGPAISGTLVADREARIRAEVAGAVLQTYVDEGQPVSEGTTLARIDDAVLRDAAASARSGAAQAALAAEQAERELKRAQALSAAGAIADRDVESAQRANLGAQAQLADAKSRVATAEKNLKNATIRAPFAGVVAEKSVSPGDIVSPGAALFTVIDPRSLRVEASVPATALGDVHVGAPVMFTVNGANRELVGKISRVAPMVNAQTKQVGIQATVPNGANALVAGLFVEGRVASQKRVGVLVPEQAVDQTGIVANVMRVKNGKVEKIEVQVGLRDDAAELLEITSGLAGGDTVLLGAARGISAGTSITVSAPKDATAPAQKPVKN
- a CDS encoding TolC family protein, producing MMPLPGARTVGRALTLTLLAFAPSVGAAQQAPAQPAPRPLSLAEALSLAGATSEQVAIAKAGEQRARGALGSARSALLPQVNTTLDWRKTLENQFAAISKRASSGSSSGGSDTSSSGGSNPAASITRIFASEYTLTAGIAASQPIFTGGRATANIKAARLQRESAEIGITSAQAQVQLDVTQAYYDAALADRLVTIAESTLVQSERTLRQVQLTRSVGSASEFELIRARVTRDNQRPAWLQSKTQRELAFARLRNLLDLPANTPLVLTDSIAEQPVAPAATAAPVTTVTVDPSTVLTIDPRVSSSVSQVVAATDTASRSRASVKQAEKSVSVAEQQLRAAKAARLPQLSANTQYQRLAYPVNALPSSLRDFFPNWTVGLGFSYPLFTGGNVKGQILQAEAGVADARQRLKLAQENASLDARQATLQLTEAEATWLASVGTAEQAQRAYDIAEVRFREGISTQIELSDSRVQLQQALANRARAARDLQVARKRLELLPYLPLGSTSAAPTTTGTGR
- a CDS encoding TetR/AcrR family transcriptional regulator; this encodes MVDDLRHRILHAAAVVYAQHGWRGATTRRIAEEAGVNEVTLFRHFGSKDALLDTMMRELAALDGVVAFPEVPADPEAELLRWMMAQHVHVASRRALVQQMMSDALERPDAASCASQGPNSAAASLRDYVVKLRRNGLIAGPEQISPTEVAAAVTMLMGALFSDAMHRELMPEMFSQTVDDSLRAYVRIFLRGLGALPAAPAASDADVGTPMRPFTTSAVPE
- a CDS encoding XdhC family protein, whose amino-acid sequence is MRAIEGASRLRQSFPEPPLTGFADLARAAAAALEARPTVPLALATLVAVEGSSYRQPGARLLVDAEGRILAGAVSGGCLEGDVAARAAAVCASGEAIRLRYDLRTDLETIWGFGAACDGIAHLLLEPLPDWRWLADADAQRQRRAGGAVLTVVHATGGRSGLAPLAALDAPEIEAAIDTAQRIAAPTLVELDAEQSLLVDPLVAPIALHCVGAGRGAEAFARIAATLGWTVTILDHRPAMLDGLEVPPGVRTVALRGIDDLAAALTTLPCDARTAVALLSHVFEADAAWLAMCLPLPVSYIGLLGSRRRGAQLLDRVAATCAEQGRPLVPRVRQKVYAPIGLDLGGEDPASIALAAIAEIEAVLHGRPGGFLRERQSPIHTRTPTPRLRDTEPEPITPTQCATPLPPR
- a CDS encoding nucleotidyltransferase family protein — its product is MTHPAAPVGGVLLAAGQSSRLGEPKQLLRDAAGEPLVRRMARVLLEGGCSTVSVVTGAAADDVVAACVALGDRVQPVHNAHFAEGMGTSIACGVAARPSDQAVIVATCDMPAVDAAHVQALLAASADGRLRVASSYPVSDGSSELVRGVPALFPPYDREMLLALTGDRGARDLLRQSDTLSVFIRNGSLDLDTPADVARWHAIRVAPG